One Micromonospora craniellae genomic region harbors:
- the ltrA gene encoding group II intron reverse transcriptase/maturase, whose product MPEDTVVDTAVTWPTPEEAWTRVRGMQIKLHRWAAADHGRRFDDVYNFVSDPATLVVALQRVAGNAGARTAGVDGVTAVHVSMAGPEVFLDHVRSLLKTGTFRPLPVREKMIPKTGGKLRRLGIPTITDRVVQAALKLVLEPIFEADFQPCSYGFRPNRRAHDAIAEIHHLATAGYRWVLDADIEACFDRIDHPALMGRVRARVKDKRVLALVKAFLKAGIMTELGERNETTSGTPQGGILSPLLANIALSVLDEFFVEQWAAAGTGQQRRQRRAKGLATWQLVRYADDFLVLVHGNQEHVEDLRDQVSTVLATMGLRLSESKTRITHLADGVDFLGFRIVWKRKRGTDKWHVYTFIADKPVQALKRKIKSLTRRLSHLSYRETLVKINYIQRGWANYFKHAVAKHTFSHLQNFIWWRVINWVMRRNRMTWRAIQRWLRTPQGWQPIAFDGVELFKMAKVPVTRYRYRGTKIPNPWQPTPTSPPPTA is encoded by the coding sequence TGGTGGATACCGCCGTCACGTGGCCGACCCCGGAAGAGGCATGGACGCGGGTACGGGGAATGCAGATCAAACTGCACCGTTGGGCGGCGGCCGACCACGGTCGCCGGTTTGACGATGTCTACAACTTCGTCAGCGACCCCGCCACGCTGGTCGTGGCGTTGCAACGGGTCGCCGGGAATGCCGGAGCCCGCACTGCCGGAGTGGACGGCGTCACCGCTGTCCACGTGAGCATGGCCGGGCCCGAAGTGTTCCTGGACCATGTCCGTTCCCTGCTGAAGACCGGCACGTTCCGGCCACTACCAGTACGGGAGAAGATGATTCCCAAGACCGGCGGGAAACTACGCCGGCTGGGGATACCGACCATCACGGACCGTGTGGTCCAGGCAGCGCTGAAGCTGGTCCTGGAGCCCATCTTCGAGGCGGATTTCCAGCCTTGTTCGTATGGGTTCCGGCCGAACCGGCGCGCGCACGACGCGATCGCCGAGATCCATCATCTGGCCACCGCCGGTTACCGGTGGGTGCTGGACGCGGACATCGAGGCGTGCTTCGACCGTATCGACCACCCGGCCTTGATGGGTCGGGTGCGAGCGCGGGTGAAGGACAAGCGAGTGCTCGCGCTGGTGAAGGCGTTCCTCAAGGCCGGGATCATGACTGAGCTCGGCGAGCGGAACGAGACCACGTCCGGCACACCCCAAGGAGGGATCCTCTCACCACTGCTGGCCAACATCGCGTTGTCGGTTCTCGACGAGTTCTTCGTCGAGCAATGGGCGGCAGCGGGCACCGGCCAGCAGCGCAGGCAACGACGCGCCAAAGGACTGGCGACGTGGCAGTTGGTCCGCTACGCCGACGACTTCCTCGTCCTGGTCCATGGCAACCAGGAACACGTCGAGGACCTGCGCGACCAGGTGAGTACCGTTCTGGCGACGATGGGCCTGCGCCTATCTGAGTCCAAGACCAGGATCACCCACCTTGCCGACGGGGTCGACTTCCTCGGCTTCCGCATCGTCTGGAAGCGGAAACGAGGAACGGACAAGTGGCATGTATACACGTTCATCGCCGACAAGCCGGTCCAGGCGCTGAAACGGAAGATCAAGTCACTGACCCGCCGGTTGTCGCACCTGAGCTACCGGGAGACGCTGGTCAAGATCAACTACATCCAGCGTGGATGGGCCAACTACTTCAAGCACGCGGTCGCCAAGCACACCTTCTCCCACCTGCAGAACTTCATCTGGTGGCGAGTGATCAACTGGGTGATGCGCCGCAACCGCATGACCTGGAGAGCCATCCAGCGATGGCTGCGCACCCCGCAAGGGTGGCAGCCCATCGCCTTCGACGGGGTCGAGTTGTTCAAGATGGCGAAGGTCCCCGTGACCCGATACCGCTATCGCGGCACCAAGATCCCGAACCCCTGGCAGCCCACACCGACAAGCCCACCCCCAACGGCATGA
- a CDS encoding helix-turn-helix domain-containing protein, giving the protein MDSLPELTFGQRLKVYRERSGKSRTVLGGLVGRSAEWVKAVETDRILPPRIHMLDRIARALKIDVSALAAELGNRSAVVNGPEHPALVSVRAALNQVALPDDAPPVSLSGLRERLAAGWRARHQAADHRTVLGGLLPGLLRDGQRAVLAYEGGRRREAQALWAETLGLAQMFVAYQPAAELLWRVTDRAMVAAQESGDPEAIARAGWFLCQVHREAGDWDTAMRVTLEVLSALESGAADGSANLLALWGALNFEAAYTSARAGEEGRAWRYWDRADQVAQRLPEGFYQPQTSFSRVVMGAHAVTVAVELQQSGEAVRQARRHDAAAIPSRPRRARHLIEVARAYYGKDDKEATVAALRQAYDSAPETIRFNGYARQITVDLLDGPRSTRDDARDLAAKVGLVS; this is encoded by the coding sequence GTGGATTCCTTGCCGGAGTTGACGTTCGGGCAGCGGTTGAAGGTCTATCGGGAGCGGTCCGGGAAGTCTCGGACGGTGCTGGGTGGGTTGGTGGGTCGTAGCGCCGAGTGGGTCAAGGCGGTGGAGACGGATCGGATCCTGCCGCCGCGTATTCACATGCTGGATCGGATCGCGCGTGCTTTGAAGATCGACGTGTCGGCCTTGGCGGCGGAGTTGGGTAATCGGTCTGCTGTGGTCAACGGGCCGGAGCATCCGGCGTTGGTGTCGGTCCGGGCGGCCCTGAATCAGGTCGCGCTGCCCGATGACGCCCCGCCGGTGTCCTTGTCCGGGCTGCGGGAGCGGCTTGCGGCGGGGTGGCGGGCGCGTCATCAGGCGGCGGATCACCGTACGGTGCTGGGCGGGTTGTTGCCGGGGTTGTTGCGGGACGGGCAGCGGGCCGTGTTGGCGTACGAGGGTGGCCGGCGGCGTGAGGCGCAGGCCCTGTGGGCGGAAACGCTGGGGTTGGCGCAGATGTTCGTCGCCTATCAGCCTGCTGCGGAGTTGTTGTGGCGGGTGACGGATCGGGCGATGGTGGCGGCGCAGGAGTCCGGTGATCCGGAGGCGATCGCCCGTGCGGGGTGGTTCCTGTGTCAGGTGCATCGGGAGGCCGGTGACTGGGACACCGCGATGAGGGTGACGCTGGAGGTGTTGTCGGCGTTGGAGTCGGGGGCGGCTGACGGGAGCGCGAATCTGTTGGCGTTGTGGGGGGCGCTGAACTTCGAGGCCGCGTACACGTCTGCTCGTGCTGGTGAGGAAGGTCGTGCCTGGCGGTACTGGGACCGCGCGGACCAGGTGGCGCAGCGCCTGCCGGAGGGCTTCTATCAGCCGCAGACGTCGTTCTCCCGGGTCGTCATGGGTGCTCACGCGGTGACGGTGGCGGTGGAGTTGCAGCAGTCGGGCGAGGCGGTGCGGCAGGCCCGTCGTCATGATGCGGCGGCGATTCCGTCGAGGCCGCGTCGGGCACGCCACCTGATTGAGGTCGCGCGGGCGTACTACGGCAAGGACGACAAGGAAGCGACCGTGGCGGCGCTGCGGCAGGCGTACGACTCGGCTCCGGAGACGATCCGGTTCAACGGGTACGCCCGTCAGATCACCGTGGACCTGCTCGACGGTCCGCGTTCCACCCGGGACGACGCTCGTGACCTGGCGGCGAAGGTCGGACTCGTCTCCTGA
- a CDS encoding helix-turn-helix domain-containing protein: MASSVDPCFGVALHEFRERRGLSLRSLGQLAHRSKSHLHELEAGLKAPTVDTARHLDRVLGAGGVLARLVEAPIDHAAEAGELRARVAASDVGGDVLDRIEQGVDDLASSYPTMAPADLLPLVRRHLAYVGRLLDGRVTLAQQRRLLVAGGWLAVLRATVHIDLRQRAAAAAHLRAARDLAEHAEHGEIQAWCLETRAWDVLTQGDYRTALDLSRQAQRIAPKGSSARIQATAQEARAWARIGDVGATRRVLDRVERLTANLPVPERAEHHYRYDPAKAAAYTATTLAWAGDPGAEQVARAVLADLDPSGDGGARPRRSASARLDLGLALVAAGQPDEAVALGAQAVASGRVVPSNWWRAAELLAKVEQSGTPEAATLREACIEYAPGRQPPADSTPS, encoded by the coding sequence ATGGCCTCGTCCGTCGACCCGTGCTTCGGGGTAGCGCTGCATGAGTTTCGGGAGCGGCGCGGTCTGTCGCTTCGCTCCCTCGGGCAGCTCGCCCATCGGAGCAAGAGCCATCTGCACGAGTTGGAGGCGGGGCTCAAGGCTCCGACGGTCGACACAGCTCGTCACCTGGACCGCGTTCTCGGCGCGGGAGGTGTGCTTGCCCGGTTGGTGGAGGCGCCGATCGACCACGCTGCTGAGGCTGGCGAGTTGCGAGCGAGAGTCGCCGCCAGTGACGTCGGCGGAGATGTGCTCGATCGGATCGAGCAGGGCGTCGACGATCTTGCCAGTTCCTATCCGACGATGGCCCCTGCGGATCTTCTGCCGTTGGTGCGGCGGCATCTCGCCTATGTCGGGCGGTTGTTGGACGGGCGGGTCACGCTTGCTCAACAGCGGCGGCTGCTGGTTGCCGGTGGCTGGTTGGCGGTGCTGCGTGCGACCGTGCACATCGACCTGCGGCAGAGGGCCGCTGCGGCTGCCCACTTGCGAGCCGCCCGTGATCTCGCCGAACATGCTGAGCATGGCGAGATCCAGGCATGGTGTCTCGAAACCCGCGCCTGGGACGTGCTGACTCAAGGTGACTACCGGACGGCGCTTGATCTTTCCCGTCAGGCACAGCGGATCGCTCCGAAGGGGAGTTCTGCCCGCATCCAGGCGACTGCTCAGGAGGCTCGTGCGTGGGCTCGGATCGGGGATGTCGGTGCTACCCGACGAGTGTTGGACCGGGTGGAGCGGCTGACGGCGAACCTGCCTGTTCCTGAGCGAGCCGAGCACCACTATCGCTACGACCCGGCCAAGGCCGCCGCGTACACGGCCACGACTTTGGCGTGGGCGGGTGACCCCGGTGCCGAGCAGGTAGCGCGGGCGGTGTTGGCCGACCTGGATCCGTCCGGCGATGGGGGAGCGCGACCGCGCCGGTCCGCATCGGCCCGTCTCGACCTTGGTCTTGCCCTGGTCGCTGCCGGTCAGCCGGATGAGGCGGTGGCTCTGGGTGCGCAGGCGGTGGCGTCCGGGCGGGTGGTGCCGTCGAACTGGTGGCGGGCTGCGGAATTGCTGGCGAAGGTGGAGCAGTCGGGGACGCCAGAGGCGGCGACGTTGCGTGAGGCGTGCATCGAATACGCGCCGGGGCGGCAACCACCAGCGGACAGCACACCTAGTTAG
- a CDS encoding GGDEF domain-containing protein — translation MDDVTLRALRLVEEAQTGAAAPALATAETTLREATGEIADGPAAMHFARVVALTRLGELRAAVAAADLMLAAADREGSAGWRSCALSLRATRRLRVGDQDISEYDVEAVLRDLVSAETALLVDEPDPVIMGNAHTGIAIGYAQLRLYELAAPQFEAAYETTRHPQYPDNGNRAMWLCNLAELNLQWALELYQVGQVAVAERHTTIAESHATRAATEASGPQARVWRLLALLYAACARADRQDPASAATDIPRYAALLEDSGLRQQQELLLCRPFHAVALRRSGRPGEALRVIEQAVSALPAETDWLISAALHRTHAVLLTTNGSLDAVPGLTYGDALAELLWRQRHRWLHTAMTMQSYDVLRWQHEQAERAAQTDPLTGVANRRGLDVFLRNLAATGTSADRLVAVLAVDIDRFKHINDSLGHAVGDEVLRAVAQVLTASVRKGDFVARLGGDEFVAILPDADTADGTKVARRAVAAVAGMATWSARVSVGVASGPAYSVGDALTQADRAMYAAKRAGGNQATYRPAAVEQ, via the coding sequence ATGGACGATGTGACCCTCCGGGCGCTGCGACTCGTCGAGGAGGCCCAGACCGGCGCCGCCGCCCCGGCGTTGGCGACCGCCGAGACGACGCTGCGCGAGGCCACCGGTGAGATCGCCGACGGACCGGCGGCGATGCATTTCGCCCGGGTGGTGGCGTTGACCCGGCTCGGCGAGCTGCGTGCCGCCGTCGCCGCCGCCGACCTGATGCTGGCCGCCGCGGACCGCGAGGGCAGTGCCGGATGGCGGTCGTGCGCGCTCTCGCTGCGCGCCACCCGGCGGCTGCGCGTCGGTGACCAGGACATCTCCGAGTACGACGTGGAGGCGGTGCTGCGGGACCTGGTCAGCGCGGAGACCGCCCTGCTCGTCGACGAACCCGACCCGGTGATCATGGGCAACGCGCACACCGGGATCGCCATCGGCTACGCCCAACTGCGTCTCTACGAGTTGGCCGCGCCGCAGTTCGAGGCGGCCTACGAGACGACCCGGCACCCTCAGTACCCGGACAACGGCAACCGGGCCATGTGGCTGTGCAACCTCGCCGAACTCAACCTCCAGTGGGCACTGGAGCTGTACCAGGTGGGTCAGGTCGCGGTGGCGGAGCGGCACACCACCATCGCCGAGTCGCACGCGACCCGGGCGGCGACCGAGGCGTCCGGCCCGCAGGCGCGGGTGTGGCGGCTGCTGGCGCTGCTGTACGCCGCCTGCGCCCGCGCCGACCGCCAGGACCCGGCCAGCGCGGCGACCGACATCCCCCGGTACGCGGCCCTGCTGGAGGACTCCGGCCTGCGGCAACAGCAGGAACTGCTGCTGTGCCGACCGTTCCACGCCGTCGCGTTGCGCCGTTCGGGGCGACCGGGTGAGGCGCTACGGGTCATCGAGCAGGCGGTGTCCGCCCTGCCGGCCGAGACCGACTGGCTGATCTCGGCGGCCCTGCACCGGACGCACGCGGTGCTGCTGACCACCAACGGTTCGTTGGACGCCGTACCGGGGCTCACCTACGGTGACGCGCTCGCCGAACTGCTCTGGCGGCAACGGCACCGCTGGCTGCACACGGCGATGACCATGCAGTCGTACGACGTGTTGCGCTGGCAGCACGAGCAGGCCGAGCGGGCGGCGCAGACCGACCCGCTCACCGGCGTCGCCAACCGCCGCGGGCTCGACGTCTTCCTGCGGAACCTGGCCGCCACCGGCACCTCCGCCGACCGGCTGGTGGCGGTGCTGGCGGTGGACATCGACCGGTTCAAGCACATCAACGACTCGCTGGGCCACGCCGTCGGCGACGAGGTGCTGCGGGCCGTGGCGCAGGTGCTCACCGCCAGCGTCCGTAAGGGCGACTTCGTGGCCCGGCTCGGCGGCGACGAGTTCGTCGCGATCCTGCCCGACGCCGACACCGCCGACGGCACGAAGGTCGCCCGGCGGGCGGTGGCCGCGGTGGCCGGTATGGCGACGTGGAGCGCTCGGGTGAGCGTCGGCGTGGCCAGCGGGCCGGCGTACTCCGTCGGCGACGCCCTCACCCAGGCCGACCGCGCCATGTACGCGGCAAAACGCGCGGGCGGAAACCAGGCGACCTACCGCCCGGCGGCCGTCGAGCAGTGA
- a CDS encoding excinuclease ABC subunit UvrA yields MSTVLKSRSQAGAAHVADSHDLIRVHGARENNLADVSIEIPKRRLTVFTGVSGSGKSSLVFDTIAAESRRLINETYSTFVQGFMPTLARPEVDVLDGLTTAIIIDQQRMGADPRSTVGTATDANAMLRILFSRLGKPHIGSPNAFSFNVASVKASGTITVERGAGKSTRQTFTRTGGMCPRCEGRGSVSDIDLSQLYDDSKSIAEGAFTIPGWKSDSWWTVRTYAESGFLDPHKPIRKFTKKEMQDFLYREPTKVKVEGVNLTYEGLIPKVQRSFLAKDKESLQPHIRAFVERAVTFTTCPDCGGTRLSEAARSSKINGVTIADACAMQISDLAKWVHGLAEPSVAPLLAALGHTLDSFVEIGLGYLSLDRPAGTLSGGEAQRTKMIRHLGSSLTDATYVFDEPTTGLHPHDIARMNDLLLRLRDKGNTVLVVEHEPDTIAIADHVVDLGPGAGAAGGTVCFQGTVDGLRASGTVTGRHLDDRVALKKSVRKPTGTLEIRGATTHNLRGVDVDIPLGVLVAVTGVAGSGKSSLVHGSIPPGADVVSVDQTPIRGSRRSNPATYTGLLEPIRKAFAKANGVKPALFSPNSEGACPACNGAGVLYTDLGIMAGVATTCEECEGRRFDASVLEYHLGGRDISEVLAMPVSEAREFFGAGAARAPAAHTILGRLMDVGLGYLSLGQPLTTLSGGERQRLKLATHMGDKGGVWVLDEPTTGLHLADVTHLLGLLDRLVDAGRSVIVVEHHQAVMAHADWIIDLGPGAGHDGGRIVFEGTPADLVAARSTLTGEHLAAYVGR; encoded by the coding sequence ATGAGCACGGTCCTGAAGAGCCGCTCGCAGGCGGGCGCGGCGCACGTCGCCGACAGCCACGACCTGATCCGCGTGCACGGCGCACGCGAGAACAACCTCGCGGACGTCAGCATCGAGATCCCCAAACGCAGGCTGACGGTGTTCACCGGGGTCTCCGGGTCGGGCAAGAGCTCGCTGGTGTTCGACACCATCGCGGCCGAGTCACGGCGGCTGATCAACGAGACCTACAGCACCTTCGTGCAGGGCTTCATGCCGACGCTGGCGCGGCCCGAGGTGGACGTCCTCGACGGGCTGACCACCGCGATCATCATCGACCAGCAGCGGATGGGCGCCGACCCCCGGTCCACGGTCGGCACCGCCACCGACGCCAACGCCATGCTGCGCATCCTGTTCAGCCGGCTCGGGAAGCCGCACATCGGCTCGCCCAACGCGTTCTCCTTCAACGTCGCCTCGGTCAAGGCCAGTGGCACGATCACCGTGGAGCGTGGGGCCGGCAAGTCGACGCGGCAGACGTTCACCCGTACCGGTGGCATGTGTCCGCGCTGCGAGGGTCGGGGTTCGGTCTCCGACATCGACCTGAGCCAGCTCTACGACGACTCCAAGTCGATCGCCGAGGGGGCCTTCACCATCCCCGGCTGGAAGTCGGACAGCTGGTGGACGGTGCGGACGTACGCCGAGTCGGGCTTCCTCGACCCGCACAAGCCGATCCGGAAGTTCACCAAGAAGGAGATGCAGGACTTCCTCTACCGGGAGCCGACCAAGGTGAAGGTTGAGGGGGTCAACCTCACCTACGAGGGGTTGATCCCCAAGGTGCAGCGGTCGTTCCTGGCCAAGGACAAGGAGTCGCTCCAGCCGCACATCCGGGCCTTCGTGGAACGGGCGGTCACGTTCACCACCTGCCCGGACTGCGGCGGCACCCGGCTCAGCGAGGCCGCCCGATCCTCGAAGATCAACGGTGTCACCATCGCGGACGCCTGCGCGATGCAGATCAGCGACCTGGCGAAGTGGGTGCACGGCCTGGCCGAGCCGTCGGTGGCCCCGCTGCTGGCCGCGCTGGGACACACCCTGGACTCGTTCGTGGAGATCGGGCTGGGCTATCTCTCTCTCGACCGGCCGGCGGGCACGCTCTCCGGCGGCGAGGCGCAGCGCACCAAGATGATCCGTCACCTGGGTTCCTCGCTCACCGACGCCACGTACGTCTTCGACGAGCCCACCACCGGGCTGCACCCGCACGACATCGCCCGGATGAACGACCTGCTCCTGCGACTACGGGACAAGGGCAACACGGTGCTCGTGGTGGAGCACGAGCCGGACACCATCGCGATCGCCGACCACGTCGTCGACCTCGGTCCCGGCGCGGGCGCCGCCGGTGGCACCGTCTGCTTCCAGGGCACCGTCGACGGGCTGCGGGCCAGCGGCACCGTCACCGGGCGTCACCTGGACGACCGGGTCGCCCTGAAGAAGTCGGTCCGCAAGCCCACCGGCACACTGGAGATCCGGGGCGCGACCACGCACAACCTGCGGGGCGTCGACGTCGACATCCCGCTCGGCGTGCTGGTCGCGGTGACCGGGGTCGCTGGCTCCGGCAAGAGTTCGCTGGTACACGGGTCGATCCCGCCCGGGGCGGACGTGGTGTCGGTGGACCAGACCCCGATCCGGGGATCGCGCCGCAGCAACCCGGCCACCTACACCGGCCTGCTCGAACCGATTCGCAAGGCGTTCGCCAAGGCGAACGGGGTGAAGCCGGCCCTGTTCAGCCCGAACTCCGAGGGCGCCTGCCCCGCCTGCAACGGTGCGGGAGTGCTCTACACCGACCTGGGGATCATGGCCGGGGTGGCCACCACCTGCGAGGAGTGCGAGGGCCGGCGGTTCGACGCCTCGGTGCTGGAGTACCACCTGGGCGGTCGTGACATCAGCGAGGTGCTCGCGATGCCGGTGAGCGAGGCCCGGGAGTTCTTCGGCGCCGGTGCGGCGCGTGCGCCGGCCGCGCACACCATCCTCGGGCGGCTGATGGACGTCGGTCTCGGCTACCTCAGCCTCGGCCAGCCGCTCACCACGCTCTCCGGTGGCGAGCGGCAGCGGCTCAAGCTCGCCACCCACATGGGCGACAAGGGCGGCGTCTGGGTCCTCGACGAGCCGACCACCGGCCTGCACCTCGCCGACGTGACGCACCTGCTCGGCCTGCTCGACCGGCTCGTGGACGCCGGTAGGTCGGTCATCGTGGTGGAGCACCACCAGGCGGTCATGGCGCACGCCGACTGGATCATCGACCTCGGTCCGGGCGCCGGCCACGACGGCGGCCGGATCGTCTTCGAGGGCACCCCGGCCGACCTGGTCGCCGCCCGCTCCACACTCACCGGAGAGCACCTGGCGGCCTACGTCGGCCGCTGA
- a CDS encoding VOC family protein, giving the protein MDITIHASFLPQTDPDAALRFYRDTLGFEVRNDVGYGGMRWITVGPPDQPGTSIVLHPPHADPGVTEDERRTIAEMMAKGTYAGIVLATRDVDATFEQLQAGDTDIVQEPTDQPYGVRDCAVRDPAGNLIRIQQVA; this is encoded by the coding sequence ATGGACATCACCATTCATGCGAGCTTCCTCCCGCAGACCGACCCGGACGCCGCGTTGCGCTTCTATCGGGACACGCTCGGCTTCGAGGTCCGCAACGACGTCGGGTACGGCGGGATGCGCTGGATCACGGTCGGTCCACCCGACCAGCCCGGCACCTCCATCGTCCTGCACCCGCCGCACGCCGACCCGGGCGTCACCGAGGACGAGCGCCGCACCATCGCCGAGATGATGGCGAAGGGCACGTACGCCGGCATCGTGCTGGCGACCCGGGACGTCGACGCCACCTTCGAGCAGTTGCAGGCCGGCGACACCGACATCGTCCAGGAGCCGACCGACCAGCCGTACGGGGTACGCGACTGCGCGGTCCGCGACCCTGCCGGCAACCTGATCCGCATCCAGCAGGTCGCCTGA
- a CDS encoding helix-turn-helix transcriptional regulator: MTSSPAEAAHLRDLARLRRVRDRIDREYAQPLDVEALARGVNMSAGHLSRQFRLAYGESPYGYLMTRRIERAMALLRRGDLSVTDVCFAVGCASLGTFSSRFTELVGMPPSVYRREATEATAGLPACLSKQVTRPIRNREAQVRQPQLT; this comes from the coding sequence GTGACCAGCAGCCCCGCCGAAGCGGCCCACCTGCGCGATCTCGCGCGACTGCGCCGCGTCCGGGACCGGATCGACCGCGAGTACGCCCAGCCACTCGACGTCGAGGCGCTCGCCCGTGGGGTGAACATGTCCGCCGGGCACCTCAGTCGGCAGTTCCGGCTCGCCTACGGCGAGTCACCGTACGGCTATCTGATGACCCGGCGCATCGAGCGCGCCATGGCGTTGCTGCGGCGCGGCGACCTGAGCGTCACCGATGTCTGCTTCGCGGTCGGCTGCGCCTCGTTGGGCACGTTCAGCAGCCGCTTCACCGAGCTGGTCGGTATGCCGCCGAGTGTCTACCGACGCGAGGCGACCGAGGCGACGGCGGGCCTCCCGGCCTGCCTGTCGAAGCAGGTCACCAGACCGATCAGGAATCGAGAAGCACAGGTCAGGCAGCCGCAACTAACGTGA
- a CDS encoding VOC family protein — translation MGSSEGRVPPVRQLRLVVEADDYEAAVRFYRDVLGLPEQAAYSGGDGAEVVILDAGRATLEIANPAQKRMIDDVEVGRQVAPRIRVAFEVDDAQATTERLVAEGASEVAPPTTTPWQSAYGWSTWTSNCPRRSGSPTRPWWRIRTAGSWCWPVSTVPSSSPGRTPHRCRCG, via the coding sequence GTGGGTTCCTCCGAGGGGCGGGTGCCGCCGGTGCGGCAGTTGCGGTTGGTGGTCGAGGCCGACGACTACGAGGCGGCGGTGCGCTTCTACCGCGACGTGCTGGGCCTGCCCGAGCAGGCGGCGTACTCCGGCGGCGACGGCGCCGAGGTGGTGATCCTGGACGCCGGCCGGGCCACGCTGGAGATCGCCAACCCGGCACAGAAGCGGATGATCGACGACGTCGAGGTGGGCCGACAGGTCGCGCCGCGCATCCGGGTCGCGTTCGAGGTCGACGACGCCCAGGCCACCACGGAACGGCTGGTCGCCGAGGGCGCCTCCGAGGTGGCCCCGCCGACGACCACGCCGTGGCAGTCGGCGTACGGGTGGTCGACCTGGACGTCGAACTGTCCGAGGCGCAGCGGTTCGCCAACCCGACCGTGGTGGCGCATCCGGACGGCGGGGTCGTGGTGCTGGCCGGTGTCGACCGTGCCGTCTTCGTCGCCGGGCCGGACGCCGCACCGGTGCCGCTGCGGGTGA